One segment of Streptosporangium brasiliense DNA contains the following:
- the cimA gene encoding citramalate synthase: protein MADDRFHVYDTTLRDGAQQEGLNLTVVDKLAIARHLDGLGVGFIEGGWPGANPKDTEFFRRAQTELDLKHAQLAAFGATRRAGVKAADDPLVAALRESGAPVVTLVAKSHDRHVELALRTTLRENLAMIRDTVSHLRAEGQRVFLDAEHFFDGYKSNPAYALEVLRTAAEAGASVIALCDTNGGMLPDELAEVVHAAVQTSARVGIHCHDDTGCAVANTLAAVKAGATHVQGCANGYGERSGNANLFTVVANLQLKRGFDLVPPEALADMTRIAHAITEVTNVTPNSHAPYVGVSAFAHKAGLHASAIKVDPNLYQHIDPAQVGNDMRMLVSDMAGRASVELKGRELGYELSPEISRDLVERVKDMESKGYTFEAADASFELLLRDTVAGERRRHFTVESWRVIVERTRGGELVSEATVKLHAKGERIVATGEGNGPVNALDRAVRLGLEKLYPELAEVELIDFKVRILEGTHGTDAITRVLITSSDATGEWATVGVDENIIEASWQALEQAVTYGLVRAGHAAD, encoded by the coding sequence ATGGCCGACGACCGCTTCCACGTGTACGACACCACACTCCGTGACGGCGCCCAGCAGGAGGGCCTCAACCTCACGGTGGTCGACAAGCTGGCCATCGCCCGCCACCTGGACGGCCTGGGCGTCGGCTTCATCGAAGGGGGCTGGCCGGGCGCCAACCCCAAGGACACAGAGTTCTTCAGGCGGGCCCAAACAGAGCTCGACCTGAAGCACGCGCAGCTCGCCGCGTTCGGCGCGACCCGCCGGGCCGGTGTGAAGGCAGCCGACGACCCGTTGGTGGCCGCTCTGCGCGAATCCGGCGCGCCGGTCGTGACCCTTGTCGCCAAGAGCCACGACCGGCACGTGGAGCTGGCCCTCCGCACGACTCTCCGGGAGAACCTCGCGATGATCCGCGACACGGTCTCCCACCTCCGTGCGGAGGGACAGCGGGTCTTCCTCGACGCCGAGCACTTCTTCGACGGCTACAAGTCCAACCCAGCCTACGCGCTGGAGGTCCTGCGCACCGCCGCCGAGGCGGGGGCCTCGGTCATCGCCCTGTGCGACACCAACGGCGGCATGCTCCCCGACGAGCTCGCCGAGGTCGTCCACGCGGCCGTGCAGACCTCCGCCCGGGTCGGCATCCACTGCCACGACGACACCGGCTGCGCGGTGGCCAACACCCTGGCCGCGGTGAAGGCGGGCGCCACCCACGTGCAGGGCTGCGCCAACGGCTACGGCGAGCGGTCCGGCAACGCCAACCTCTTCACCGTCGTGGCCAACCTCCAGCTCAAGCGGGGCTTCGACCTCGTCCCGCCGGAGGCGCTGGCCGACATGACCCGGATCGCGCACGCGATCACCGAGGTCACCAACGTCACCCCGAACTCCCACGCCCCCTACGTGGGCGTCTCCGCCTTCGCGCACAAGGCGGGGCTGCACGCCAGCGCCATCAAGGTGGACCCCAACCTCTACCAGCACATCGACCCGGCCCAGGTCGGCAACGACATGCGCATGCTCGTCTCCGACATGGCCGGCCGCGCCTCCGTCGAGCTCAAGGGCCGCGAGCTGGGCTACGAGCTGTCGCCGGAGATCTCGCGCGACCTGGTGGAGCGGGTCAAGGACATGGAGTCCAAGGGCTACACCTTCGAGGCCGCCGACGCCTCCTTCGAGCTGCTGCTGCGCGACACCGTGGCGGGCGAGCGCCGGCGCCACTTCACGGTGGAGTCCTGGCGGGTGATCGTCGAGCGGACCCGCGGCGGCGAGCTGGTCAGCGAGGCCACGGTCAAGCTGCACGCCAAGGGCGAGCGCATCGTGGCCACCGGAGAGGGCAACGGCCCGGTCAACGCCCTGGACAGGGCCGTGCGGCTGGGGCTGGAGAAGCTCTACCCCGAGCTGGCCGAGGTCGAGCTGATCGACTTCAAGGTGCGGATCCTGGAGGGCACCCACGGCACCGACGCGATAACGCGCGTGCTCATCACCTCCAGCGACGCGACCGGCGAGTGGGCCACCGTCGGCGTCGACGAGAACATCATCGAGGCGTCCTGGCAGGCCCTTGAGCAGGCCGTCACCTACGGCCTGGTCCGGGCCGGCCACGCCGCGGACTGA